A genome region from Brassica oleracea var. oleracea cultivar TO1000 chromosome C2, BOL, whole genome shotgun sequence includes the following:
- the LOC106326423 gene encoding DCN1-like protein 4 — protein MPRTASKPTKKRSKPYTVTSSDTDPVPSASSKTKKSSKENDEKYKLFNKYANTSSGVIDPEGIEKLCSKLKVSHTDIKILMLAWKMKAERQGYFTKAEWRRALKALKVDTIKKLKKALPELEKEVRKPLNFADFYAYAFRYCLTDERQNCIDIGTICQLLDMVLGSTFRDQVDHFVDYLKIQNDYKVITMDQWMGFYRFCNEISFPDMTNYSLELAWPLILDNFFEWMREKQA, from the exons ATGCCTCGTACTGCATCCAAGCCGACGAAGAAACGGAGTAAACCTTATACAGTTACCTCTTCAGACACGGATCCTGTTCCCTCAG CTTCGAGTAAAACTAAAAAGTCGTCCAAAGAGAATGATGAAAAATATAAGTTGTTTAATAAGTATGCCAATACATCTTCTGGTGTCATTGA TCCAGAAGGAATTGAGAAACTTTGCTCCAAATTGAAAGTTTCTCATACTGATATCAAGATCTTGATGCTGGCTTG GAAAATGAAGGCTGAAAGACAAGGTTACTTCACAAAG GCTGAATGGAGAAGAGCACTCAAGGCGTTAAAGGTTGACACTATCAAAAAATTGAAGAAAGCCCTTCCTGAGCTCGAGAAAGAG GTCAGAAAGCCATTGAATTTTGCAGACTTCTATGCTTATGCCTTTCGTTATTGTTTGACAG ATGAAAGACAAAATTGCATAGACATTGGGACTATTTGTCAACTCCTAGATATGGTCTTAGGATCAACATTCCGTGACCAGGTTGATCACTTTGTCGACTACCTAAAG ATCCAGAATGATTACAAAGTCATCACTATGGACCAATGGATGGGTTTTTATAGATTCTGCAATGAG ATAAGTTTCCCGGACATGACCAACTACAGTCTAGAACTTGCGTGGCCACTGATTCTAGACAATTTTTTTGAGTGGATGCGCGAAAAGCAAGCATGA